The sequence TTTTTTTTTCCATTATTTTTTTTACATCTAGATTAACTAAAAATTCAGAGATGAACGCTATTTTATGCAGCGGAATTAGTTTTAAGAGAATAACTATTCCTTATTTAATTTCAGCTTTCATTATAGGGTTTCTTTCTTTAATCATCAATTTCTATTTTTTGCCTATAGCTAATAAAATGAAAAATAAATTTCATTATCAATATTTATTGAGTTCAATAAAAAAGAATAAATACGAAAACAATAAGTCCATAAGTTCTAAAATTTCAAAGAATGAATATTTATTCATAAGAAATTTTTCTATGAAAGAAAATATAGGACACGAATGTGTCTATCAAAAATTTGATGGAAAAGAATTAGTATATCTTCTAAAGGCTAAAAATATTCATTGGGTAAAAAAAAATCGCATATATATCTTACAGAATTATATGGAAACCTATATAAGAAAAAATGGAAAAGATCTATTTATTAAAGGTTTTTCTATAAAGAAAAATTTTTACATGACACCGGAAGAACTTTTCCCGGAAGAATATATAGCAGAAAACATGACCATTTCAAAACTGAAAAAATTTATAGATGTAGAAAGAAAGATAGGAAACCGTAACATAAATACGTATTTAAATGAATATTATCAAAGGATTAGTTTTCCTTTTTCTACTTTTATATTTTCTATTCTAGGATTATCGATGTCCTCAAGAAGGAGTAAAAAAAAAGGTGGAATAGGGGAAAATATCCTTATCGGATTAATATTGGCTTTTTTATATATTTTTTTCATAGAAATATCTAAAGTATACTCTACAAAAGATTATATTCCTTCTTATTTATCTTTTTGGATGCCAAATATAATTATTGGAATGATCACATTTTTTATTTATTGGAATAGAAGTAAACATTAATTTAATCAATTCATTTCAAATCCTGCTATGTATACTTGACCATTTTGTTTAATGGATTTTATAGTTACATCTCCTGAGTGATTTTTTAATACACGATCTACATCCTTAGAATTTCTCATTTTTTCTCCATTAATGGATAAAATAATGTCTCCTTCTTCCATTCCTATAGCACTCAAACGACCTGTTCTTATTTCTGTTATTCTTATCCCATAATCAATTCCAAAATCTTTTTTATACTCTTTTCCAAGAGTTTCAAAGGATGCTCCTAGTAACTCCGATGGAGTTATTTCCTCTTTCCTTCTGATTCTTGTTCTTCCTTGTGAATCTTTTAGAATTACGTTAAAGGTTTTTATTTCTCCGTTACGTATAAGATTCACTTTTACTTTATCTCCTGGATGTCTTGTACCAACAATGAAAGATAAATCCGCAACATTTTGAATCGATTTTCCGTCTATGCTTTTAATAATATCTCCTTTTTTAATACCAGCATCATAGGCTCCACTTCCTTCCAATACCTCTCCAATTAAAAAACCCTGTTGTGGTTTTATATTTTGATGATTTTCCTTATTATAAGCTTTCAAATATTCAGATTTGGAAAGATCCATTCCTCTAACTCCTAAATACGCACGTTGTACGCTTCCATACTTTTTGATATCCCGTATTACTTTTCCCACTAGATTTGAAGGAGCAGCAAAACTATATCCTATAAAATTTCCTGAATTGGAAGAAATAGCTGTATTAATTCCAATTAATTCTCCATTTGTATTGACTAAAGCTCCTCCACTGTTTCCAGGATTAACAGCGGCATCTGTTTGAAAAAAAGATTCTATAGCTGCTTGTGTTTCTCCTCTTAAAATTCCTAAACTTCTATTTTTAGCACTTATGATTCCTGCGGTAACAGTAGAATTTAAATCAAAAGGATTTCCTATCGCTAAAACCCATTCTCCTACTTTCACTTTATTAGAATCCGAAAAATAAATGAAAGGTAAATTTTTTTCATTTATTTTTAACAAGGCTATATCTGTACTTGGATCTGTTCCAATAAGTTTGGCTCTATAAGTTCTTTGATCACTAAGAGTAACTTCTATTTTATCAGCCTCTCTAATAACATGATTATTGGTAACAATATATCCATCAGGAGATATTATGACTCCAGATCCATGAAGTCCTGGTAAATCATTTCTTTGAGGTATTTTTCCTCTTTCTCCAAAATCATCAGGGAAACCGAAAAAAAAGTCAAATGGATCAAAATGCAATTTATTACTATATTTTTTAGAATAATTTTTTACATTAACAACCGTATGTATTGTCTTTTCTACTACTCTTGTAAAATCAGGCAATCCAGAAGAACTAATCAATGAAGATGGATTAGAGGAGTTTCTTTTTTCGAACGAAGATCCATAATATGGAAAAATGGTTGGTTCTTCTTTAGTATATTTTTTGTATGCAGCAATAGTCATTATTGAACTCATAATACTGCTAATAACAATAGAAACCACTATTTTCTTCATGTTTATTGATTTATTTCCTTTATCTTTTATCTTTATTGTCCATTTACCACAAATATAGAGATTAATAGTAAATTCATAATATAGTATAGTAAAGTAAAAAGATAAAGGTTAAATTTTTTTATGAAAATCTATTTCTTTAAGTATCAAGGAACGGGAAATGATTTCATTATGCTAGATATTCGGAAAAAAAAAATTCCGGAAGAGGATCCTTCTTTTTTTCCAAAACTATGTAATAGGAATTTTGGAATTGGAGCAGATGGTATTATTTTAATTAAAAACGATTGTAAAAGTGATTTTTATATGAAGTATTATAATTCTAATGGAAAGGAAAGTACAATGTGTGGAAATGGAGGACGTT comes from Blattabacterium sp. (Mastotermes darwiniensis) str. MADAR and encodes:
- a CDS encoding LptF/LptG family permease, with product MKILDRYIIRNILVYFLFITISLQILSVVIDISQRMHRLENNQGSIKEALILYYPFWSIWLANTFSPISVFFSIIFFTSRLTKNSEMNAILCSGISFKRITIPYLISAFIIGFLSLIINFYFLPIANKMKNKFHYQYLLSSIKKNKYENNKSISSKISKNEYLFIRNFSMKENIGHECVYQKFDGKELVYLLKAKNIHWVKKNRIYILQNYMETYIRKNGKDLFIKGFSIKKNFYMTPEELFPEEYIAENMTISKLKKFIDVERKIGNRNINTYLNEYYQRISFPFSTFIFSILGLSMSSRRSKKKGGIGENILIGLILAFLYIFFIEISKVYSTKDYIPSYLSFWMPNIIIGMITFFIYWNRSKH
- a CDS encoding Do family serine endopeptidase, yielding MKKIVVSIVISSIMSSIMTIAAYKKYTKEEPTIFPYYGSSFEKRNSSNPSSLISSSGLPDFTRVVEKTIHTVVNVKNYSKKYSNKLHFDPFDFFFGFPDDFGERGKIPQRNDLPGLHGSGVIISPDGYIVTNNHVIREADKIEVTLSDQRTYRAKLIGTDPSTDIALLKINEKNLPFIYFSDSNKVKVGEWVLAIGNPFDLNSTVTAGIISAKNRSLGILRGETQAAIESFFQTDAAVNPGNSGGALVNTNGELIGINTAISSNSGNFIGYSFAAPSNLVGKVIRDIKKYGSVQRAYLGVRGMDLSKSEYLKAYNKENHQNIKPQQGFLIGEVLEGSGAYDAGIKKGDIIKSIDGKSIQNVADLSFIVGTRHPGDKVKVNLIRNGEIKTFNVILKDSQGRTRIRRKEEITPSELLGASFETLGKEYKKDFGIDYGIRITEIRTGRLSAIGMEEGDIILSINGEKMRNSKDVDRVLKNHSGDVTIKSIKQNGQVYIAGFEMN